A window from Neobacillus sp. PS3-40 encodes these proteins:
- a CDS encoding CotG/ExsB N-terminal domain-containing protein, whose protein sequence is MGKYSQKDIQNAVEEVKTAGFGDFMFRDPGLGSLNRSSSSRRSTTRRTSRRRSSKQRSTTRRTSRRQTSRRRTSRQRSTTRCSSRRRSSSRRSSSRRSSSRRSSRRCSSSRRSSSRRSSRRCSSSRRSSSRRSSRRRSSSRRSSSRRSSRRRSSSRRSSSRQSSRRRSSSRRSSSRRSSRRRSSSRRSSRRRSSRRRSSSRRSSRRRVRTQVFNRERRYWRNGNMWELRLSND, encoded by the coding sequence ATGGGGAAATATTCCCAAAAAGATATTCAAAATGCTGTTGAAGAAGTGAAAACAGCTGGTTTTGGTGATTTTATGTTTCGCGATCCAGGGTTAGGATCATTAAATCGGAGTTCTTCTAGCAGACGGTCAACTACTCGTCGTACTTCTAGACGGCGCTCTTCTAAACAGCGTTCAACTACTCGTCGTACTTCTAGACGGCAAACATCAAGACGCAGAACTTCTAGACAGCGCTCAACTACTCGTTGTTCTTCTAGGCGGCGGTCCTCTAGTAGGCGGTCCTCTAGTAGGCGCTCTTCAAGCAGACGATCTTCTAGGCGGTGCTCCTCCAGTAGGCGCTCTTCAAGCAGACGATCTTCTAGGCGATGCTCCTCTAGTAGGCGCTCTTCAAGCAGACGATCTTCTAGACGGCGGTCCTCCAGTAGGCGCTCTTCAAGTAGACGGTCTTCTAGACGGCGGTCCTCCAGTAGGCGCTCTTCAAGCAGACAGTCTTCTCGGCGGCGGTCCTCCAGTAGGCGCTCTTCAAGCAGACGATCTTCTCGGCGGCGCTCTTCAAGTAGACGGTCTTCTAGACGGCGTTCTTCCCGTAGGCGCTCTTCAAGCAGACGGTCTTCTAGACGAAGGGTTAGAACTCAAGTCTTTAATCGCGAAAGAAGGTACTGGAGAAACGGGAATATGTGGGAGTTAAGATTAAGTAATGATTAA
- a CDS encoding Nramp family divalent metal transporter yields the protein MSPLNSIAVKRARTAELKTVSAARDAINGKVKGIRALIPFLGPAFIASIAYIDPGNFATNIQTGARFGYKMLWVIVLANLMALLLQNMSAKLGIATGRNLPEVCREFMPKWLTMTMWIVSELAAMATDLAEFLGATLALNLLLGIPMLYATIITGIVTYLILMLEKYGFRPLEKFIAAFAVLIGLCYLVETLLSQPNFSQIAYHSVVPWLGNNESIMLAVGVIGATVMLHAIYLHSSLTQGRIVPRNDSEKIKIQRFSSKEILIAMTLAGFVNLAMMYMAASVFNASGNSQIVDISSAYHTLTPLLGSAAASVFLISLLASGISSSVVGTMAGQVIMQGFVGFTIPLWIRRLVTMVPTVVIVAMGVNPTLTLVISQVILSVVLPFPVIALIYFTQKKDLMGVLTNKKRTTILASAFATLILGLNIWLITQTVF from the coding sequence ATGAGCCCATTAAATTCAATAGCGGTAAAACGTGCTCGCACTGCAGAATTGAAAACGGTATCGGCTGCACGAGATGCCATTAATGGAAAGGTTAAAGGCATTCGAGCCCTTATTCCATTTCTCGGACCTGCTTTTATTGCTTCTATCGCTTATATAGATCCAGGAAACTTCGCAACAAATATTCAAACCGGTGCTCGGTTCGGCTATAAAATGCTGTGGGTAATTGTTCTTGCAAACCTCATGGCATTGCTCTTGCAAAATATGTCAGCAAAACTTGGTATCGCGACAGGGAGAAACCTTCCTGAAGTATGCCGAGAGTTCATGCCAAAGTGGCTTACCATGACAATGTGGATCGTATCGGAGCTTGCTGCAATGGCAACTGACCTTGCTGAATTCTTAGGTGCCACACTTGCTTTAAATTTATTGCTGGGAATACCAATGCTTTACGCAACCATCATTACTGGGATTGTCACTTATCTGATATTAATGTTAGAAAAATATGGATTTAGACCCTTAGAAAAGTTTATTGCAGCATTTGCAGTCTTGATTGGCTTATGCTATTTAGTCGAAACATTGCTGTCTCAGCCTAATTTTTCACAAATTGCCTACCATAGTGTTGTTCCATGGCTAGGTAATAATGAAAGCATTATGCTTGCAGTAGGAGTAATTGGTGCAACGGTTATGCTCCATGCCATCTATCTTCACTCCAGTTTAACTCAAGGGAGAATTGTTCCCCGAAATGATTCTGAGAAGATAAAAATTCAAAGATTTAGTTCAAAGGAAATTCTCATTGCGATGACTCTTGCCGGATTTGTTAACTTGGCGATGATGTACATGGCTGCATCTGTTTTTAATGCATCTGGTAATAGTCAAATTGTTGATATTTCATCAGCCTATCATACTTTAACTCCGCTACTTGGTTCTGCTGCTGCAAGTGTTTTTCTTATTTCATTGCTTGCATCGGGAATTTCAAGTTCAGTAGTTGGCACAATGGCTGGCCAAGTGATCATGCAAGGTTTTGTCGGCTTCACCATTCCATTATGGATTCGCCGTTTAGTTACGATGGTCCCAACAGTAGTGATTGTAGCAATGGGAGTGAATCCAACATTAACACTTGTTATTAGTCAGGTTATCTTAAGTGTTGTTCTCCCGTTTCCAGTTATTGCGCTAATCTATTTCACTCAAAAGAAAGACCTGATGGGTGTTCTAACGAATAAAAAACGGACCACCATTCTTGCGTCCGCATTTGCCACCCTGATATTAGGGTTAAATATTTGGTTGATTACTCAAACTGTTTTTTAA
- a CDS encoding recombinase family protein has translation MDKVKVAAYCRVSTNSKDQTHSFEAQKEYFEEIAKKSEKYDLVQIYADKGLSGVSFKKRDQFLQMIHDAGIDVVKGVKSYEFLTDNGREPKFSKILIKDISRFSRNMTIIPLYRALIEKNVSLELTNMGQEFKSESDEFNLNMLLNFAQMESVDRSKKIRWGLNESAKKGIVKMAQPLYGYHYDPETKEVSIVEEEARTVKLIFDMYVNQNLGVRRINKYFEANNFKTRDGNNFGYSTLQRMITNQKYCGDLIYLKYDSGTVLNKNSTYKVRPEEEWEIHYDKIPAIISREIFEKAQELRKARQTSLRGKKNAHTEYSKLLVCGNCGAYYGRNKANGKYLMNCMTKKRFGVKRCDYPNIKVEDLDDFINTLYEGNFYNYIVSMKNLKVDKLLKLKEELISKKHAETPAEYYLKKEELVKTQEQKQKLLDLYLDGNFEKQTLDSKAEEINNKISTLEIELKNLSLPVEEIEKQTKEIDKRVEELEEMQVKKNLTKVDIINMIDRIDIEHFLDQINLDVHFKINETINKVLNKLKPNEDLSEMLEVPFCFSVPAGNNVPVRVPKNVVVTEGTDLRKFVKEYHKSINKLAETVKEYFENKH, from the coding sequence ATGGATAAAGTAAAAGTCGCAGCATATTGTCGTGTCAGTACCAACAGTAAAGATCAAACTCATAGTTTTGAGGCTCAAAAAGAATATTTTGAGGAAATAGCAAAAAAAAGTGAAAAGTATGATTTAGTTCAAATTTATGCTGACAAAGGATTAAGTGGAGTTAGTTTCAAAAAAAGGGATCAATTTCTACAAATGATCCATGATGCAGGTATAGACGTAGTTAAAGGGGTAAAAAGTTATGAATTTTTGACTGACAATGGACGAGAGCCAAAGTTTTCTAAAATTCTTATAAAGGACATCTCAAGGTTCTCCAGGAACATGACTATAATTCCGTTGTATAGAGCTTTAATTGAAAAAAATGTTTCACTAGAATTAACGAACATGGGGCAAGAATTTAAGTCTGAATCCGATGAATTTAACTTAAATATGCTTTTAAATTTTGCCCAAATGGAGTCAGTGGATCGCAGCAAAAAAATTAGATGGGGATTAAATGAATCTGCGAAAAAGGGTATTGTAAAAATGGCACAACCATTATACGGATATCATTATGATCCAGAGACAAAAGAGGTCAGCATTGTTGAAGAAGAAGCTAGAACAGTAAAGTTAATATTTGATATGTATGTCAATCAAAACCTTGGTGTTAGAAGAATCAATAAATATTTTGAAGCGAATAATTTTAAAACGAGAGATGGAAATAATTTTGGCTATTCAACGCTACAAAGAATGATAACAAATCAAAAATATTGTGGTGACTTAATATACCTTAAATACGATTCTGGAACTGTTTTGAATAAAAATTCCACTTATAAAGTAAGACCAGAAGAAGAGTGGGAAATTCATTATGACAAAATACCTGCAATTATTTCGAGAGAGATATTTGAAAAGGCACAAGAATTAAGAAAAGCTAGACAAACCTCACTCAGAGGCAAAAAGAATGCCCATACAGAATACTCCAAGTTATTAGTTTGTGGGAATTGTGGGGCTTACTATGGGCGAAATAAAGCCAATGGGAAATACTTGATGAATTGTATGACCAAAAAAAGATTCGGTGTAAAAAGATGTGATTATCCCAATATAAAAGTTGAGGATTTAGATGATTTTATCAATACCTTATATGAAGGCAACTTTTACAACTATATAGTATCAATGAAGAATTTAAAAGTTGATAAATTATTGAAACTTAAAGAGGAGTTAATTAGTAAAAAACATGCAGAAACTCCGGCAGAATATTATTTGAAAAAAGAAGAATTGGTAAAAACACAAGAACAAAAACAAAAACTTCTTGATTTATACTTAGATGGTAATTTTGAAAAACAAACTTTGGACTCGAAAGCTGAGGAAATAAATAATAAAATTTCCACTCTTGAAATAGAATTAAAAAATTTATCATTGCCTGTTGAAGAAATTGAAAAACAAACAAAGGAAATTGATAAAAGGGTTGAAGAACTTGAAGAAATGCAGGTTAAAAAGAATCTGACTAAAGTAGATATCATCAATATGATTGATAGAATAGATATTGAACATTTTTTGGATCAAATAAATTTAGATGTTCATTTTAAAATTAACGAAACAATTAATAAGGTTTTAAATAAATTGAAGCCTAATGAAGATTTAAGCGAAATGCTTGAAGTGCCGTTTTGCTTTTCTGTTCCAGCCGGAAATAATGTACCCGTAAGAGTTCCTAAAAATGTAGTGGTTACAGAAGGAACAGATTTAAGAAAATTTGTAAAAGAGTACCATAAATCTATAAATAAACTCGCAGAAACAGTGAAGGAATATTTTGAAAATAAACATTGA
- a CDS encoding YvrJ family protein, with protein sequence MTLNHISSEVGFPIVVTLYLLYRIEAKLDLVVQSIQNLPDRLKERTQV encoded by the coding sequence TTGACTTTGAACCACATTTCTAGTGAAGTGGGTTTTCCAATCGTTGTGACCTTATATTTGCTTTATCGTATCGAAGCAAAACTCGATTTGGTCGTCCAATCGATTCAAAACCTTCCCGATCGTCTGAAGGAACGAACTCAAGTCTGA
- a CDS encoding CotH kinase family protein, with protein MAENNKLETLQLYIHPNNLRELKSDIWCEDPVPAQLKISGKKLEVDVNYRGSHIRNYRKKSYEISFFKPTKYKGSKIIHLNAEYRDPSLLRNKLSFDFFSEIGNLSPYSRHVLLNLNGKTEGVYLEIESVDEQFIERRKLPNGAIFYAVDGDANFSLISDLDKETKKSLELGYERKYGTANDDIFLQELIFKINTIPRADFEKEIPNYLNVEQYFRWMAGVILTQNYDGFVHNYSLYRNSVTRQFEIIPWDYDATWGRDVNGKVMEENYVPIQGYNTLTARLLDVANFRKIYKELLCKIMDHQFTVEYMQPKIESMHQLVRPYVLLDPYKKEKIDQFDIEPSNICSFIESRKRFLKGSLYKLD; from the coding sequence ATGGCTGAAAATAATAAACTAGAAACCCTTCAACTATATATACATCCCAATAATCTTAGAGAACTAAAAAGTGATATTTGGTGTGAAGATCCTGTCCCTGCCCAATTAAAAATATCAGGGAAAAAATTAGAGGTTGATGTAAATTATCGGGGATCACACATTAGAAATTATCGAAAAAAATCTTACGAAATATCATTCTTCAAACCAACTAAATATAAAGGTTCAAAAATTATTCATTTAAACGCAGAATATAGGGACCCTTCATTACTCAGAAATAAACTCTCATTTGATTTTTTCTCGGAAATAGGAAATCTTTCTCCATACTCTAGGCATGTGCTTCTGAATTTAAACGGAAAAACAGAAGGGGTTTACCTTGAAATTGAATCTGTTGATGAACAATTTATTGAGCGAAGAAAGCTCCCTAATGGTGCTATTTTTTATGCAGTGGATGGAGATGCAAACTTTTCATTAATAAGTGACCTTGACAAAGAAACCAAAAAATCACTTGAACTGGGGTATGAAAGGAAATATGGTACAGCGAATGATGATATCTTTTTGCAGGAGCTGATATTTAAAATAAATACGATACCTAGAGCTGACTTTGAAAAGGAAATTCCCAACTATCTAAATGTAGAGCAGTATTTTCGTTGGATGGCGGGGGTGATTCTAACCCAAAATTATGATGGTTTTGTTCATAACTATTCTTTGTACAGAAATAGTGTGACAAGGCAATTCGAAATAATTCCCTGGGATTATGATGCAACATGGGGTCGGGATGTTAATGGAAAAGTAATGGAGGAAAACTATGTTCCAATCCAAGGATACAATACACTTACAGCACGTCTATTGGATGTAGCTAATTTCCGAAAGATATACAAGGAATTGCTCTGTAAGATTATGGATCATCAATTTACCGTCGAGTATATGCAGCCAAAGATAGAAAGTATGCATCAATTAGTAAGACCCTATGTCCTTTTAGATCCCTATAAAAAGGAGAAAATCGATCAGTTTGATATAGAGCCAAGTAATATTTGCTCATTTATTGAGAGTAGAAAACGTTTTTTGAAAGGATCGTTATATAAATTAGATTAA
- a CDS encoding DUF2642 domain-containing protein has protein sequence MNEINNLIGEEVLIEISGNTLFNGILIDIGLDLLVLFNGKQFLYIPLTHLHNMKVNPDPEITTEAPSLATIEKNMDTGLAYRKILNNSKGRFLEIFVTGNRSIHGYITNVMNDYIAFYSPVYKTVMISMQHLKWFTPYSSQLTPYTLSNESLPVVPSTIPCARSFDEQLIKYLGQLVVFDLGDNPEKIGLLKNINNNIVQLVSASGATIYWKQYHLKTVHLP, from the coding sequence ATGAATGAAATTAATAATTTAATTGGTGAAGAAGTACTTATAGAAATTTCGGGAAATACACTCTTTAACGGGATATTAATTGATATTGGTCTTGATCTTTTGGTGTTATTTAATGGAAAACAATTCCTTTATATTCCACTCACGCATTTGCACAATATGAAAGTCAATCCAGATCCAGAAATTACAACAGAAGCACCATCATTGGCAACAATTGAAAAAAATATGGATACAGGTTTGGCATATCGAAAAATATTAAACAATTCGAAAGGCCGCTTTTTGGAAATTTTCGTTACAGGCAATAGATCAATTCATGGGTATATTACAAATGTTATGAATGATTATATCGCGTTCTATTCTCCTGTCTATAAAACAGTGATGATATCGATGCAGCACTTAAAATGGTTTACTCCTTATAGTTCTCAACTAACTCCATATACATTAAGCAATGAAAGCTTGCCTGTAGTCCCTTCAACAATTCCTTGTGCTAGAAGCTTCGATGAACAATTAATAAAATATCTTGGACAACTGGTTGTGTTTGATTTAGGTGATAATCCAGAAAAAATAGGTTTACTAAAAAATATAAACAATAATATTGTCCAATTAGTTAGTGCTTCTGGGGCAACGATTTACTGGAAACAATACCACCTAAAAACAGTCCATTTGCCTTAA
- a CDS encoding GNAT family N-acetyltransferase — protein sequence MIRQIDFEDVNLVHDLYDLQKASYLIEAELIRFFDIPALKESFQEFKKCGEIFFGYFEEGNLAGAVSYELVGVELNICRMVVHPSHFRKGIAKNLLIYLEESFPDIVSITVSTGRDNLPAKTLYLKNGFQFVRDIEVVPGLFISCFEKRRSIL from the coding sequence TTGATTAGACAAATAGATTTTGAAGATGTAAATTTAGTCCATGATTTGTATGATTTGCAAAAAGCATCTTACTTAATAGAAGCTGAGTTAATCCGCTTTTTTGACATTCCTGCACTTAAAGAATCATTCCAGGAATTTAAGAAATGTGGGGAAATATTTTTTGGCTATTTTGAAGAAGGCAATCTAGCTGGGGCAGTTTCTTATGAACTTGTGGGAGTGGAATTGAATATCTGCCGGATGGTTGTCCACCCTAGCCATTTTCGAAAAGGGATAGCTAAGAATCTGTTGATCTATCTTGAAGAGAGCTTTCCAGATATTGTTTCGATCACTGTTTCAACTGGAAGGGACAATCTACCTGCCAAAACTCTATATTTAAAAAATGGATTTCAATTTGTTCGGGATATAGAAGTTGTACCAGGATTATTTATTAGTTGTTTTGAAAAAAGAAGAAGCATTTTGTAG
- the selB gene encoding selenocysteine-specific translation elongation factor translates to MAGHIDHGKTSLTKALTNVDTDRLKEEKERQISIELGFAPLYEDEEIQISVIDVPGHERFIRQMIAGVAGIDLVVLVVAADEGVMPQTREHLDILGFLGIKHGIIAITKMDRVEEEFIELVKDDILEELKGTVFEDAPFTLVDSLSKKGIEEIKTLIIQSLKDQEMRDAKGAFRLPIDQVFTVKGQGTVVRGTVYEGAVEEGQALKIMPKGTEVRARQIQVHHKPAQKAYAGQRAAINLAGVSKEDLDRGDVLVSSEHFIVTKTVDVAIRVVEDLDYMVKQRMPIKLHLGTAEVMGRIVFFDRNELKEENGEILCQLRLEEEILTKRGDRFIIRRPSPQETVGGGWVIDPRGNKYRFGNQTIEDLEKKKVGSPKERVTSVLFEAKSLPINELIKRSALDEEILGNVLNDEAFVLYNGKEYTLRTIIHSIEEDIFDRLQEFHLAHSMKIGLNKAEILQSMQKRFSKSLLEYVVENGISTGIFTKKEQFISLSSFTPHLPKSWQKRTENMLAELKKDGLKVRYFNDYLSEAGIPDGLVGDIKRFLEEEELIVPLDDQFVYFGEVFKKAVEELRSKTGAVFEVGDAKEVLDLSRKYMIPFLERLDLKGLTKRVENKRVWQ, encoded by the coding sequence ATGGCTGGCCATATTGATCATGGCAAAACATCGTTAACAAAAGCACTAACAAATGTCGATACAGATCGCTTAAAGGAAGAAAAAGAACGGCAAATTTCGATCGAACTTGGATTTGCTCCATTATATGAAGATGAAGAAATTCAAATTTCTGTAATTGATGTTCCAGGACATGAGCGTTTTATTCGTCAGATGATTGCCGGTGTTGCCGGAATTGACTTGGTTGTACTAGTTGTTGCCGCAGATGAAGGGGTAATGCCCCAAACAAGGGAGCATCTTGATATTCTTGGATTTCTAGGGATTAAACATGGTATTATCGCAATTACGAAAATGGATCGTGTTGAAGAAGAATTTATTGAACTAGTGAAAGATGATATTTTAGAAGAATTAAAGGGGACAGTGTTTGAAGATGCCCCATTTACTCTTGTTGACAGCTTATCAAAAAAAGGAATTGAAGAAATAAAAACATTGATCATACAATCCTTAAAAGATCAGGAAATGCGCGATGCAAAAGGTGCATTTCGTCTGCCAATTGACCAAGTTTTTACTGTTAAAGGTCAGGGTACTGTTGTGCGTGGCACAGTCTATGAGGGCGCGGTAGAAGAAGGACAGGCACTGAAAATCATGCCAAAGGGAACAGAAGTAAGAGCACGTCAGATTCAAGTTCACCATAAACCAGCACAAAAAGCCTATGCTGGGCAACGGGCAGCAATTAATCTTGCAGGGGTATCGAAGGAGGATTTGGATCGTGGGGATGTCCTTGTTTCCTCCGAACATTTTATCGTAACGAAAACAGTTGATGTAGCAATAAGAGTTGTAGAAGACTTAGATTATATGGTTAAACAAAGAATGCCAATTAAGCTCCACCTTGGGACGGCAGAGGTTATGGGAAGGATTGTTTTCTTTGATCGTAACGAATTAAAGGAAGAAAACGGAGAAATTCTTTGTCAGCTTCGGCTTGAGGAAGAAATCCTGACGAAACGTGGCGATCGTTTTATTATTCGAAGGCCAAGTCCACAGGAGACAGTTGGTGGCGGCTGGGTAATTGATCCAAGAGGAAATAAATACAGGTTTGGAAATCAGACAATTGAGGATCTGGAAAAGAAAAAGGTTGGATCTCCGAAAGAACGGGTCACATCTGTTCTCTTTGAGGCAAAATCCTTGCCGATCAATGAACTGATAAAACGAAGCGCACTCGATGAAGAAATACTGGGAAATGTGTTAAATGATGAGGCGTTTGTTCTGTACAACGGAAAAGAATATACCCTTCGAACTATTATCCATTCGATTGAGGAAGATATTTTTGATCGATTACAGGAGTTTCATCTTGCTCATTCGATGAAAATTGGATTAAATAAAGCAGAGATTCTGCAATCGATGCAAAAAAGGTTCTCAAAGTCTCTTCTTGAGTATGTTGTCGAAAATGGAATTTCCACTGGAATTTTTACAAAGAAGGAGCAATTTATATCGCTTTCAAGCTTTACACCACATTTACCGAAAAGTTGGCAAAAACGGACGGAAAATATGCTTGCTGAATTAAAAAAGGATGGCTTAAAGGTTCGTTATTTCAACGATTATCTTTCTGAGGCGGGCATTCCAGATGGTCTTGTTGGTGATATAAAAAGATTCCTTGAAGAAGAAGAGTTGATTGTTCCACTTGATGATCAGTTTGTCTATTTTGGTGAAGTATTCAAGAAGGCAGTTGAAGAGCTACGTAGCAAGACAGGAGCGGTATTTGAAGTAGGGGATGCCAAAGAAGTTTTGGATCTCTCCCGTAAATACATGATCCCTTTTCTGGAAAGATTGGATTTAAAAGGACTTACAAAAAGAGTAGAGAATAAACGGGTGTGGCAATAG
- a CDS encoding ATP-binding protein, whose amino-acid sequence MILNLPPLEKRVVVTAVLIFSALAGFHLFTHQYLELSLWISAIFITIYLYEKSKQEKINYQHARQEWDQITREQENMILKMETMMNDAEKLGILGELAAGIAHEVRNPLTTLKGFLQLMGTDLDEHKKTFVDLMLTEVDRIEMITDEFMSVARPHAPLNKEENVISLLEQVEKLLHPQALLNNVQIVLSTNTNLVPLNCGGNQLKQVFINLMKNAFDAMPSGGNLYINVLQQSESIVIHFIDEGLGMPEEVIAKLGEPFFTQKEGGHGLGIMMCRKIIDAHNGTLEIQSKVGAGTTFTINLPIQR is encoded by the coding sequence TTGATATTGAATTTACCTCCATTAGAAAAAAGAGTAGTCGTTACAGCGGTATTAATTTTTTCTGCTCTAGCAGGTTTCCATTTGTTTACGCATCAATACTTAGAACTCAGCTTGTGGATTTCTGCTATTTTTATCACCATTTATCTGTATGAAAAAAGTAAACAAGAAAAAATAAACTATCAACATGCAAGACAGGAATGGGATCAGATAACTCGTGAGCAGGAAAATATGATATTGAAGATGGAAACCATGATGAATGATGCAGAGAAATTGGGCATTTTGGGTGAATTGGCAGCAGGTATTGCCCATGAAGTTAGGAATCCATTGACAACCTTAAAAGGATTTTTACAATTAATGGGTACTGACTTAGATGAGCATAAGAAAACATTCGTGGATTTGATGCTAACAGAAGTAGATCGAATCGAAATGATCACAGATGAATTCATGTCAGTGGCAAGGCCACATGCCCCTTTAAACAAAGAGGAGAATGTCATATCCTTATTAGAACAAGTAGAAAAATTACTGCATCCACAAGCACTTTTAAATAATGTTCAGATTGTGCTTAGTACCAACACGAATCTAGTCCCACTCAATTGCGGAGGAAATCAATTAAAGCAAGTTTTTATCAATTTAATGAAAAATGCTTTTGATGCTATGCCATCCGGGGGAAATCTTTACATCAATGTTCTTCAGCAGTCTGAATCTATCGTGATCCATTTTATCGATGAAGGGCTAGGGATGCCTGAGGAAGTAATAGCCAAGTTGGGTGAGCCTTTTTTTACTCAAAAAGAGGGAGGTCATGGGCTTGGGATCATGATGTGTCGAAAGATTATTGATGCCCATAACGGGACGTTGGAGATTCAAAGCAAGGTTGGTGCTGGAACAACTTTTACAATTAATTTGCCAATCCAAAGGTGA
- a CDS encoding spore coat protein CotH: MEQSYHSFLMALKGKTVTIYKAGPESKKGKILDVKPDYIALHAENNNNNNNDQSKKDNNDNQNDQNTVVYYQVQHIKSVIEDTKTNSMQIMEEQAEVEYFRSENFISLMEQFVDQTIQINQGGPQSKHGILVAVFGDFLVLYTDDDGLVYFNIEHVKSVSKFNENKQNDENATNIPELQIPECVCVDLFQDVFKYFSHQWVSINRGGPDAMEGVLVENVGGHYTLVNNQEVMRIHPFHIQSISVGPKGHLKQNNNENNNENNDENKNQEQNEESSNECSSSSNESSSSSDESSSSSNESSSSSNGKRSSGKRRSSRKSSRRRSNRHRSCRENIVKSIDYTWKY; the protein is encoded by the coding sequence ATGGAACAGTCATATCACTCATTCCTTATGGCTTTAAAAGGAAAAACAGTGACTATTTATAAAGCAGGCCCAGAATCAAAAAAAGGGAAAATCTTAGATGTAAAGCCAGATTATATCGCTCTACACGCTGAAAATAATAATAACAATAACAATGATCAATCCAAAAAAGATAACAATGATAATCAAAATGACCAGAATACAGTTGTCTATTATCAGGTACAACATATTAAAAGCGTGATAGAAGACACTAAAACAAACTCAATGCAGATTATGGAGGAACAAGCAGAGGTAGAATACTTCAGATCAGAAAATTTTATTAGCTTGATGGAACAATTTGTGGATCAAACCATTCAAATTAACCAAGGTGGTCCTCAATCTAAGCATGGAATACTAGTAGCTGTATTTGGAGATTTTCTAGTCCTCTATACAGATGATGATGGACTTGTTTATTTCAATATCGAACATGTAAAAAGTGTTAGTAAGTTTAACGAAAATAAACAGAATGATGAAAATGCCACTAATATACCAGAACTGCAAATACCAGAGTGTGTTTGTGTAGATTTATTTCAAGATGTTTTCAAGTATTTCTCACATCAATGGGTATCCATTAACCGTGGCGGCCCGGACGCAATGGAGGGAGTATTAGTAGAAAATGTCGGAGGACATTATACACTTGTTAACAACCAAGAAGTAATGAGGATCCATCCTTTCCATATTCAAAGTATAAGCGTTGGACCTAAAGGACATTTAAAACAAAATAATAACGAAAACAATAACGAAAATAATGACGAAAACAAAAATCAAGAACAGAATGAAGAATCATCAAATGAGTGTTCGAGTTCATCAAATGAAAGTTCGAGTTCATCAGATGAAAGCTCAAGTTCATCAAATGAAAGTTCTAGCTCGTCAAATGGAAAACGCTCATCAGGTAAAAGAAGATCGAGCCGTAAATCAAGTAGAAGACGCAGCAACCGCCATCGTTCTTGTCGTGAAAATATTGTTAAATCCATTGATTATACCTGGAAATATTAA
- a CDS encoding cold-shock protein, whose protein sequence is MKNGKVKWFNSEKGFGFIETEDGTDVFVHFSAIQTEGFKTLDEGQEVSFEVVEGARGPQAANVTKR, encoded by the coding sequence ATGAAAAACGGTAAAGTAAAATGGTTTAATTCTGAAAAAGGTTTCGGATTTATCGAAACTGAAGACGGAACTGACGTATTCGTTCATTTTTCCGCAATCCAAACTGAAGGTTTCAAAACTTTAGATGAAGGTCAAGAAGTTTCATTCGAAGTAGTTGAAGGAGCTCGTGGACCACAAGCTGCTAATGTAACTAAAAGATAA